A genomic stretch from Vicinamibacterales bacterium includes:
- a CDS encoding DUF1775 domain-containing protein has translation MNTTLYALALLVALPSLALAHVGVRPRESKPGIEERYSVRVPTEGAVATTSVRLEIPDGVTVLEVEKMGGETFEVEKKGDRIVVITWRRNIPPKESADFFFKARNPVAGTEIAWRAHQHFADGTMTGWVEPAGGKRPGPVTKLTDTPAAPAQGGSGDAAAVESWLKGYDAAFMAKDLDQLATFYHPDVTIYEGTGINNGWADYRDRHLGPELKAFTNLQFAHTETKVTMMPGGQSAYATSRYNIKAKMGERDLNSEGLETLALIKMPDGNWKIRHSHTSSRPRRPAQ, from the coding sequence ATGAACACGACACTTTACGCCCTCGCCCTGCTGGTGGCCCTGCCATCGCTGGCCCTCGCGCACGTCGGCGTCCGCCCCCGCGAATCGAAGCCCGGCATCGAAGAGCGTTACTCCGTCCGCGTCCCGACCGAAGGCGCGGTGGCCACCACGTCCGTCCGGCTGGAAATTCCCGACGGGGTCACGGTGCTGGAGGTCGAGAAGATGGGTGGGGAGACCTTCGAGGTCGAGAAGAAGGGTGACCGCATCGTGGTGATTACCTGGAGGCGGAACATCCCACCCAAGGAGTCGGCCGACTTCTTCTTCAAGGCCCGGAACCCGGTGGCCGGGACGGAGATCGCCTGGAGGGCGCACCAGCACTTTGCCGATGGGACGATGACCGGCTGGGTGGAGCCGGCGGGCGGCAAACGCCCCGGTCCGGTGACGAAGTTGACCGACACGCCGGCCGCGCCGGCGCAGGGCGGGTCGGGTGACGCCGCGGCCGTCGAATCCTGGCTGAAAGGCTACGACGCCGCGTTTATGGCGAAAGATCTCGACCAGCTCGCCACCTTCTACCACCCGGACGTCACCATCTACGAAGGGACCGGCATCAACAACGGCTGGGCCGACTACCGAGACCGCCATCTCGGGCCGGAACTGAAGGCGTTCACGAACCTGCAGTTCGCGCACACCGAAACGAAAGTGACAATGATGCCGGGCGGTCAGTCCGCGTACGCGACGTCGCGCTACAACATCAAGGCGAAGATGGGCGAACGGGACCTCAACTCGGAGGGACTGGAGACGCTGGCCCTGATCAAGATGCCCGACGGCAACTGGAAGATCCGGCACTCGCACACGTCGAGCCGGCCGCGGCGGCCGGCCCAGTAA
- a CDS encoding glucoamylase family protein, protein MIRPDFGETRLDALQRHSFGYFLNETNSANGLVADRTQPGAPASIAAVGFALAAYPVGVEREWMTRADAIERTLALLRFFWTSPQGTAPGMTGYNGFYYHFLDMTTGARAGLCELSTVDTSFLLAGMLAAAAYFDQDSEAELEIRTLADALYRRADWHWACNGGATVTHGWKPESGFLPYRWEGYDEAMLLYTLGLGSPTYPLPTESYTAWTSSYQWKNILGYELLYGGALFIHQYSHVWVDFRGIQDAFAREKGIDYCENSRRATYVQQAYAIRNPLEFAGYGQHFWGLTASDGPGWTTQRVHGIERSFFDYVARGVPYGPDDGTVAPWAVVASLPFAPEVVLPTVEHFQDVYPQVTGEYCLRCSFNLTFPHEDDAGPGWTSPYHLGINVGPVVLMCENYRSGFLWRLMRACPYVVTGLRRAGFRNGWL, encoded by the coding sequence GTGATTCGACCTGACTTCGGTGAAACGAGGCTGGACGCGCTGCAGCGTCATTCTTTCGGGTACTTCCTGAACGAGACCAATTCTGCCAACGGTCTGGTGGCCGACAGAACACAGCCTGGCGCCCCGGCGAGTATCGCTGCCGTCGGCTTCGCGCTCGCGGCGTATCCGGTCGGCGTCGAACGGGAATGGATGACACGCGCCGACGCGATCGAACGAACGCTGGCGCTGCTGCGGTTCTTCTGGACCAGCCCGCAGGGAACTGCGCCCGGCATGACCGGTTACAACGGGTTCTACTACCACTTCCTCGACATGACTACAGGAGCGCGCGCCGGCTTGTGCGAATTGTCGACGGTCGATACCAGTTTCCTGTTGGCCGGCATGCTGGCCGCCGCGGCGTATTTCGATCAAGACAGCGAAGCCGAGCTGGAGATTCGCACGTTGGCCGACGCGCTCTATCGCCGCGCCGATTGGCACTGGGCGTGCAATGGCGGCGCGACGGTCACTCATGGGTGGAAGCCTGAGAGCGGCTTTCTGCCCTACCGCTGGGAAGGCTACGACGAGGCCATGCTCTTGTACACGCTCGGTCTAGGCTCACCGACGTATCCGCTGCCAACGGAGAGCTACACGGCGTGGACTTCCAGCTACCAGTGGAAGAACATTCTCGGCTACGAATTGCTCTACGGCGGTGCGCTCTTCATCCATCAGTACTCGCACGTCTGGGTGGACTTTCGAGGAATCCAGGATGCCTTCGCGCGAGAGAAGGGCATCGACTACTGCGAAAACAGCCGGCGCGCGACCTACGTCCAGCAGGCCTACGCAATTCGGAACCCCCTTGAATTCGCGGGCTACGGTCAGCACTTCTGGGGACTGACCGCGAGCGACGGCCCGGGCTGGACGACGCAGCGGGTTCACGGGATCGAGCGCTCGTTCTTTGATTACGTCGCCCGTGGCGTGCCGTATGGCCCGGACGACGGAACCGTCGCGCCGTGGGCCGTGGTCGCCTCGCTTCCGTTCGCCCCGGAGGTCGTGCTGCCCACCGTTGAGCATTTTCAGGACGTCTATCCGCAGGTCACGGGCGAGTATTGCCTGCGGTGCAGTTTCAATCTGACCTTTCCGCACGAAGACGACGCGGGTCCCGGCTGGACCTCGCCGTATCATTTGGGGATCAACGTCGGTCCAGTTGTGCTGATGTGCGAAAACTACCGGTCGGGTTTCCTCTGGCGGCTGATGCGCGCGTGCCCCTATGTCGTGACGGGCCTGCGCCGGGCGGGGTTTAGAAACGGCTGGTTATGA
- a CDS encoding HAMP domain-containing sensor histidine kinase, giving the protein MIATLKARTTLWNVLVVASALGLFATLLYAWLAQTLYAHHDGDLQEEARRVVATLSSNADPMAALQTLDKQGAVAPYLMVRDAHGQMVFRSARLAQVEPDIGAHEVLTHAAARGATTEQFFTVSLARGPVRFTCVPLARPDGTYLQLGRPLGDVGMMLEVVAVASAALIPIVILVTSFGGFLIAKRALRPIDSIATALESIQATDLSRRVDLHAPDLEVRRLTGSVNQLLDRLNTSFNTMKEFTADVSHQLQTPLTVMKGTIETARESQPAEAQPVFAVLSDEVNALSATLQDLRDLALADADSAGSRQDPVSVSEVFAEAGELVGALAEAHGVSCRTTIEPGLKVWGNAVRLRQLLLNLGENAVEFTPPGGTIRIDARRDQGTVVATVSDSGDGIPADLLPHVFDRHVHGRSQTSQARSGLGLAIVKRIVDAHGGNVVISSRPGAGTTASITLPMANPMS; this is encoded by the coding sequence ATGATCGCGACGCTTAAGGCACGCACGACCCTGTGGAACGTGCTCGTCGTGGCGTCGGCCTTGGGGCTGTTCGCCACGCTGCTCTATGCCTGGCTCGCGCAGACGCTTTACGCGCATCACGACGGCGACCTTCAGGAAGAGGCCCGCCGCGTTGTCGCCACACTGTCGTCGAACGCCGATCCCATGGCGGCGCTCCAGACGCTTGATAAGCAGGGCGCCGTGGCACCATACCTGATGGTCCGCGACGCGCATGGGCAGATGGTGTTCCGCTCGGCACGCCTGGCCCAGGTCGAGCCCGACATCGGCGCCCACGAAGTTCTGACCCATGCGGCGGCGAGAGGAGCCACAACCGAGCAGTTCTTTACCGTATCTCTGGCGCGCGGGCCGGTCCGGTTCACGTGTGTGCCCCTGGCCCGTCCGGACGGCACCTATCTTCAGTTGGGACGGCCGCTGGGCGACGTCGGCATGATGTTGGAAGTGGTGGCCGTCGCCTCCGCAGCCCTCATCCCCATCGTGATCCTGGTGACCAGCTTTGGCGGCTTCCTGATCGCGAAGCGGGCGCTCCGGCCGATCGACAGCATTGCCACGGCTCTCGAGTCTATTCAAGCGACCGACCTGTCCCGGAGGGTTGACCTCCACGCCCCCGACCTTGAAGTGAGGCGCCTGACCGGCTCGGTGAACCAACTGCTCGATCGGCTGAACACGTCCTTCAACACCATGAAGGAATTCACGGCGGACGTGTCGCACCAGCTGCAGACGCCCCTGACGGTCATGAAGGGCACCATCGAAACCGCTCGCGAATCACAGCCGGCAGAGGCACAACCGGTCTTCGCCGTCTTGTCCGACGAGGTCAACGCGTTGAGCGCCACGCTTCAGGACCTGCGTGACCTCGCGCTCGCCGACGCCGATTCGGCGGGCTCACGTCAGGATCCCGTGAGCGTCAGCGAAGTGTTTGCCGAAGCCGGCGAGCTGGTGGGCGCACTGGCCGAGGCGCATGGAGTGTCGTGCCGCACCACTATCGAACCCGGGCTGAAGGTCTGGGGCAACGCCGTGCGGCTGCGACAGTTGCTGCTGAATCTTGGCGAGAATGCGGTCGAATTCACGCCGCCGGGCGGCACGATCCGCATTGATGCCAGGCGCGATCAGGGGACCGTCGTGGCGACGGTGTCAGACAGCGGCGACGGCATTCCCGCCGATCTCCTGCCGCACGTGTTTGATCGCCATGTCCATGGACGAAGCCAGACTTCGCAAGCGCGATCGGGGTTAGGCCTGGCGATCGTGAAGCGCATTGTCGATGCGCACGGCGGCAACGTCGTGATCAGTAGCCGGCCGGGCGCCGGCACGACGGCGTCGATCACGTTGCCAATGGCGAATCCGATGTCCTGA
- a CDS encoding response regulator transcription factor: MSVTDSFRKDAWVDDKDAGSSTRAPRVLVVEDEVRLSALLSKHLTELSLTVRVEHNGTIGLDVALSNPFDLIILDVVLPGLDGFAICRELRRRNMTVPILMLSARGVTEDRVRGLDSGADDYLTKPFEFAELSARVRALLRRQKPAAVLTLSVGDLLLDPVGRSVHRGARRVELTQKEFALLEYLMRNVDQVLTRAMIGEQVWDFTWDRMTNVIDVYVNHLRRKLEDAGEPRIIHAVRGVGYVLRPAEAADDRDA, encoded by the coding sequence ATGTCCGTCACCGACAGCTTCCGAAAAGATGCCTGGGTGGATGACAAGGACGCCGGCAGCTCCACGCGCGCGCCGCGCGTACTCGTGGTCGAGGATGAAGTCCGTCTGTCGGCGCTGCTGTCGAAGCATCTGACGGAGTTGAGCCTGACGGTCCGAGTTGAGCACAATGGCACCATCGGACTCGACGTTGCGCTGTCCAACCCGTTTGACCTGATCATTCTCGACGTCGTCCTCCCAGGACTCGATGGTTTCGCGATCTGCCGCGAGCTCCGCCGACGCAACATGACCGTGCCCATCCTGATGTTGTCGGCGCGGGGCGTCACCGAAGACCGCGTCCGCGGACTCGATAGCGGCGCGGACGATTACTTGACGAAACCATTCGAGTTTGCCGAACTCAGCGCCCGCGTCCGGGCCCTGCTGCGGCGGCAGAAGCCTGCGGCGGTGCTGACCCTGTCGGTCGGCGACCTGCTCCTGGACCCCGTTGGCCGGTCTGTCCATCGGGGGGCGCGGCGCGTTGAGCTCACCCAGAAGGAATTCGCGCTGTTGGAGTACCTGATGCGAAACGTCGATCAGGTTCTGACGCGCGCCATGATTGGCGAGCAGGTCTGGGACTTCACATGGGACCGGATGACGAACGTGATCGATGTTTACGTCAACCATCTGCGGCGAAAACTGGAAGATGCGGGCGAACCACGGATCATCCATGCGGTGCGCGGCGTCGGTTACGTACTGCGCCCGGCGGAGGCTGCCGATGATCGCGACGCTTAA
- a CDS encoding CBS domain-containing protein translates to MTPIEASSCCTPQDTAAHAARAMRSSGCGCAPVVEDTNSRKLVGVVTERHLCCDVAADDRRASEVRVSQIMLPPSACCGADEPVEEARRQLHEHRATSLPVVDGTGGCCGTISAHNLE, encoded by the coding sequence ATGACACCAATCGAGGCATCCTCGTGCTGCACGCCGCAAGACACGGCAGCACACGCCGCGCGAGCGATGCGCAGCTCCGGCTGCGGCTGCGCACCGGTGGTCGAGGATACCAACAGCCGCAAGCTGGTCGGCGTCGTGACCGAGCGCCACCTCTGTTGCGACGTCGCGGCAGACGACCGGCGCGCGTCGGAGGTGCGCGTCAGTCAGATCATGCTCCCCCCGTCTGCGTGTTGTGGCGCGGATGAGCCTGTTGAAGAAGCACGCCGACAACTGCACGAGCATCGCGCGACGAGCTTGCCCGTGGTGGACGGGACTGGCGGCTGCTGCGGCACGATCAGCGCTCACAACTTGGAATAG
- a CDS encoding copper-translocating P-type ATPase has translation MTHRRDRTLEESATVRYDETRLEIADIRSAVRQSGYQSAAPAAAPAGDGHEGHLAPATPPAPAAPATPTPSPAAPAEVPAPAAPAGQGHEGHAKAGAPPAMPADMAHEMGHRGTDLPAMVRDMRNRFWICLFFTVPLFIYSPMGMFTPPAPPFGLDLNVWLFGFTTLAIVYPSWPFFVSAWRALRKGVLGMAALVVLSVGTGYLFSVGATFLFKEGGQFYEAVAVLLVFILLGHWLEMRARAGASSAITALMDLTPALASVVRDGVETEVPTAEVLAGEIVVIRPGNKIPVDGIVETGDSLVDESMLTGESMPVQKGPGATVIGATINKSGSFHYKATRVGADSALAQIVKLVQEAQNSKAPAQLLADKAAQWLVIAAIVAGQVTFAVWFWWIGQPLLFAVTLTITVFVIACPDALGLATPMAVMVGTGLGAMNGILFKNASALEDATRLNVIVFDKTGTLTIGQPEVVEIVTAEGITEDVLLTAAAAVEQGSDHPLAQSILRRAAHLTVAAPTGFESLDGMGARAETAGGTVFLGNRLLMDTQKLALGPLEAEATRLQADGRTVVHVSQAARVIGLIAIADAIRPTSKAAVAKLRERKIDVVMLTGDNAATAKRIAADLGIDSVLADVLPAQKANKVKELQATGKKVGMVGDGVNDAPALTQADVGFAIGAGTDVAMDSADVVLMKSDPYDIVAAIELSRATLRKMHQNLWWAVGYNVIAFPLAAGVLYPFVLSPEIAALSMSGSTLIVAINALMLKRTKLAGIRQPGQTAAA, from the coding sequence ATGACCCACCGTCGCGACCGCACCCTGGAAGAAAGCGCCACCGTGCGCTACGACGAAACCCGACTGGAGATCGCCGACATCAGGTCGGCGGTGCGCCAAAGCGGATATCAGTCAGCCGCGCCCGCCGCGGCTCCGGCGGGCGACGGTCACGAAGGCCACCTGGCACCGGCCACGCCGCCTGCCCCCGCCGCACCCGCAACGCCGACACCATCGCCGGCCGCTCCCGCCGAAGTGCCTGCTCCCGCGGCTCCCGCTGGCCAGGGCCACGAGGGCCACGCCAAGGCGGGCGCGCCGCCCGCCATGCCGGCAGACATGGCGCATGAGATGGGCCATCGCGGCACGGACCTGCCGGCCATGGTCCGCGACATGCGCAACCGCTTCTGGATCTGCCTGTTCTTTACCGTGCCGCTCTTCATCTATTCACCGATGGGGATGTTCACCCCGCCCGCGCCACCATTTGGCCTGGACCTCAACGTCTGGTTATTCGGCTTTACCACTCTCGCCATCGTCTATCCGAGTTGGCCGTTCTTCGTCTCCGCCTGGCGCGCGCTCAGGAAGGGCGTGCTGGGCATGGCGGCGCTGGTCGTATTGAGCGTCGGGACCGGGTATCTCTTCAGTGTCGGCGCCACCTTCCTCTTCAAGGAAGGCGGACAGTTCTATGAAGCGGTCGCCGTCCTGCTGGTGTTCATCCTGCTCGGTCACTGGCTGGAAATGCGGGCCCGTGCCGGCGCTTCGTCTGCCATCACGGCGCTGATGGATCTCACACCAGCACTGGCCTCGGTCGTTCGCGACGGCGTCGAGACCGAAGTGCCCACGGCGGAGGTGCTGGCGGGCGAGATTGTCGTGATCCGGCCGGGCAACAAGATTCCGGTGGACGGCATCGTCGAGACCGGCGACTCACTGGTCGACGAGTCCATGCTGACCGGCGAGTCGATGCCGGTCCAGAAGGGGCCTGGCGCCACGGTGATCGGGGCGACCATCAACAAGAGCGGCAGCTTTCACTACAAGGCCACGAGGGTCGGGGCCGACTCCGCACTGGCGCAGATCGTCAAACTGGTGCAAGAGGCACAGAACTCGAAGGCGCCGGCGCAACTGCTGGCGGACAAAGCCGCGCAGTGGCTGGTGATTGCCGCCATCGTCGCCGGTCAGGTGACCTTCGCGGTGTGGTTCTGGTGGATCGGACAGCCCTTGCTGTTCGCGGTGACGCTGACCATCACGGTCTTCGTGATCGCCTGCCCGGATGCGTTGGGACTGGCCACACCCATGGCGGTAATGGTGGGGACGGGCCTCGGCGCAATGAACGGCATTCTCTTCAAGAACGCCTCGGCGCTCGAAGACGCCACCAGGCTCAACGTCATCGTCTTCGACAAGACCGGTACGCTCACCATCGGCCAACCGGAGGTCGTGGAGATCGTGACGGCGGAAGGGATCACCGAGGACGTGTTGTTGACCGCCGCCGCGGCCGTCGAGCAGGGGTCCGACCATCCGCTCGCCCAGTCCATCCTGCGCCGGGCAGCGCACCTGACCGTCGCGGCACCGACGGGATTCGAGAGCCTCGACGGTATGGGTGCGCGGGCCGAGACCGCTGGTGGAACGGTTTTCCTCGGCAACCGGCTGCTCATGGATACCCAGAAGCTCGCGCTCGGCCCGCTGGAGGCCGAAGCCACCCGCCTCCAGGCGGACGGCCGCACCGTCGTCCATGTGTCGCAGGCCGCTCGCGTGATTGGGCTGATCGCCATCGCCGATGCGATCAGACCGACCTCCAAGGCCGCCGTGGCCAAGTTGCGCGAACGCAAGATCGACGTGGTGATGCTGACCGGCGATAACGCGGCCACCGCCAAACGCATCGCCGCCGACCTCGGCATCGACAGCGTGCTGGCCGACGTGCTGCCGGCCCAGAAGGCCAACAAGGTGAAGGAGCTTCAGGCCACGGGGAAGAAGGTCGGGATGGTGGGCGACGGCGTCAACGACGCGCCAGCGCTCACCCAGGCCGACGTGGGATTTGCCATTGGCGCTGGCACCGACGTCGCCATGGACAGCGCCGATGTCGTGCTGATGAAGAGCGACCCGTATGACATCGTTGCCGCGATCGAGCTCTCGCGGGCGACGTTGCGAAAGATGCACCAGAATCTGTGGTGGGCGGTGGGCTACAACGTCATCGCATTTCCGCTGGCAGCGGGCGTTTTGTACCCATTCGTACTGAGTCCGGAGATCGCCGCCCTGTCGATGTCCGGCAGTACGCTCATCGTGGCGATTAATGCGTTGATGTTGAAGCGGACCAAACTCGCAGGCATCCGTCAGCCCGGCCAGACGGCCGCCGCGTGA
- a CDS encoding ABC transporter permease, with product MTPHRATLIDTFKLAATLAMDSLRAQKARSALAILGVVIGIVTVVLVSSTLVGLRNSVALLFRELGTDNIFAYHLNGEPYAAPTELDVKNPQLKVEYVRELERLGPSIREVGVELIVPAVTSTRVITARAGANELDTVLVEGVSSNFFDVVGAAFRAGRPFTPTEERARGQVAVIGASVARALFGSDAAVGKSFLLGGDRYFVVGELEKRQGTFFGENRNDSVVAIPVPTAKRKFPDARNMVLYIRAQPGLRDQAREEAETILRLLRHVPTGAASNFSMNTADQIIAQFDAIGVQIFLATVALAAISLVIGGIGIANVMVISVTERTREIGVRLAIGARRAEVRRQFLIEAAILSGAGGVAGVTLATVIGLLVAVVAPSFPAAPPLWAVSAGLITSVMVGVIAGYLPARTASSLDPVEALRHE from the coding sequence ATGACGCCCCATCGTGCCACCCTGATCGACACGTTCAAGCTCGCGGCCACGCTCGCCATGGACTCGCTCCGCGCGCAGAAGGCCCGCTCCGCGCTGGCCATCCTCGGCGTCGTGATCGGCATTGTCACGGTGGTGCTGGTGTCGTCGACGCTGGTCGGGCTGCGCAACAGCGTGGCGTTGCTGTTCCGCGAGCTCGGCACCGACAACATCTTCGCCTACCACCTGAACGGCGAACCGTACGCGGCGCCGACCGAACTGGATGTCAAGAACCCGCAACTCAAGGTGGAGTACGTGCGCGAGCTGGAACGGCTGGGCCCCTCCATTCGCGAGGTCGGCGTCGAGCTGATCGTGCCGGCGGTCACCAGCACGCGCGTCATCACGGCGCGCGCCGGCGCCAACGAACTCGACACCGTCCTGGTCGAGGGCGTGTCGTCGAACTTCTTCGATGTGGTGGGCGCGGCGTTCCGGGCGGGACGGCCGTTCACGCCGACCGAAGAGCGGGCCCGCGGCCAGGTCGCGGTGATTGGCGCGAGCGTGGCGCGGGCGCTGTTTGGGTCCGACGCCGCCGTCGGCAAGTCGTTCCTGCTCGGCGGCGACCGCTACTTCGTGGTGGGTGAGCTCGAGAAGCGGCAGGGCACGTTCTTCGGCGAGAACCGCAACGACAGCGTGGTGGCCATCCCGGTGCCGACCGCGAAGCGCAAGTTCCCGGACGCGCGCAACATGGTGCTCTACATCCGCGCCCAGCCCGGCCTCCGCGATCAGGCGCGCGAAGAGGCCGAGACCATCCTGCGGCTGCTGCGCCACGTGCCGACCGGCGCGGCGAGCAACTTCTCCATGAACACGGCGGACCAGATCATCGCGCAGTTCGATGCCATCGGCGTCCAGATCTTCCTCGCCACCGTGGCGCTGGCCGCCATCAGCCTGGTGATTGGCGGCATCGGCATCGCCAACGTGATGGTGATCAGCGTGACCGAACGCACGCGCGAGATCGGGGTGCGGCTGGCGATTGGCGCGCGCCGGGCGGAGGTGCGCCGGCAGTTTCTCATCGAGGCGGCCATCCTGAGCGGAGCCGGAGGCGTGGCCGGCGTGACGCTGGCCACGGTGATCGGCTTGCTGGTCGCCGTTGTGGCGCCGTCGTTCCCGGCGGCGCCGCCGCTGTGGGCGGTGAGCGCCGGATTGATCACGTCGGTGATGGTCGGGGTGATCGCGGGCTACCTGCCGGCAAGGACCGCTTCGTCGCTGGATCCGGTGGAAGCCCTGCGCCACGAATAA
- a CDS encoding efflux RND transporter periplasmic adaptor subunit — MRGRVLIGVGVLAVVGSVAMYAMRSGNAGVQVETAKVARVDALQSFVTASGEIVATRYADIGSAVMGRLVGLMVKEGDAVKAGQVLARIDPVQASSSADAAAASVGALEADARAAATQVRAAQASLDEARSRAAEAGASLTRAQELQRAGLLPQSDFDKASMAATTATAQVAAATATLDQARQALAGAERRIAQGRAESTRARDALSKTEITAPIDGVVTRLDVEQGEMVVMGVQNQPGTILMTVSDLSAVNAEVKVAEADVMRLSNGFPATVTLEALPLQKFTGKVVEIGASALPQVGAQAAAREFRVKVRLDGAVAALRPGLTCDAEIMVAERKNALTVPLQAVVEQNGKTGVFVLRDGGVQFTPITTGIIGGLTIEVDGVAEGTEIVAGPFQALRELKDGVRVRVR, encoded by the coding sequence ATGCGCGGTCGGGTTTTGATTGGTGTTGGCGTGTTGGCGGTGGTGGGCAGCGTGGCGATGTATGCCATGCGTTCGGGCAACGCCGGTGTCCAGGTGGAGACCGCCAAGGTCGCACGCGTGGACGCGTTGCAGTCGTTCGTGACGGCGTCCGGTGAGATCGTCGCGACCCGCTATGCCGACATCGGCTCCGCGGTAATGGGCCGGCTCGTCGGCCTCATGGTCAAGGAAGGCGATGCGGTGAAGGCCGGTCAGGTGCTGGCGCGCATCGATCCGGTGCAGGCCTCATCGTCCGCGGATGCCGCGGCGGCGTCGGTGGGCGCGCTCGAAGCGGATGCGCGCGCGGCGGCCACGCAGGTGCGGGCCGCCCAGGCCTCGCTGGACGAAGCGCGATCGCGCGCCGCTGAGGCCGGCGCGTCGTTGACGCGCGCCCAGGAACTGCAGCGGGCCGGACTGTTGCCGCAATCGGATTTCGACAAGGCCAGCATGGCCGCCACCACGGCGACCGCCCAGGTCGCGGCGGCCACCGCCACGCTGGACCAGGCGCGGCAGGCCCTGGCGGGCGCCGAGCGCCGCATTGCGCAGGGGCGCGCCGAGAGCACCCGCGCCCGCGACGCGCTGTCGAAGACCGAGATCACCGCGCCGATTGACGGTGTCGTCACGCGCCTGGATGTGGAGCAAGGCGAGATGGTCGTAATGGGCGTGCAGAACCAGCCCGGCACCATCCTGATGACGGTGTCGGACCTGAGCGCGGTGAACGCGGAAGTGAAGGTCGCCGAAGCGGACGTGATGCGGTTGTCGAACGGCTTCCCGGCCACCGTCACGCTGGAAGCCCTGCCTCTGCAGAAGTTCACCGGCAAGGTGGTGGAAATCGGCGCCAGCGCGTTACCGCAAGTGGGCGCGCAAGCGGCGGCGCGCGAGTTTCGCGTCAAGGTGCGGCTCGACGGCGCGGTCGCCGCGTTGCGGCCGGGACTCACGTGCGACGCCGAGATCATGGTGGCCGAGCGCAAGAACGCGCTGACCGTGCCGCTGCAGGCCGTGGTCGAACAGAACGGCAAGACCGGCGTGTTCGTACTGCGCGACGGCGGCGTCCAGTTCACGCCGATCACCACCGGCATCATCGGCGGCCTGACGATTGAAGTGGATGGTGTCGCCGAGGGCACCGAGATCGTCGCCGGGCCGTTCCAGGCGTTACGGGAGCTCAAGGACGGGGTTCGCGTTCGTGTCCGCTGA
- a CDS encoding ABC transporter permease encodes MWLESLRQGAAALAAYPMRSALGGLAIAVAVATIVTVVTALDGVRLYAEATTARTFGSDTFVIGQVAGAGRVSRRELQEQLARNPPIRRAELRFLNRYADDVALYAPSVQTRAEVTAGARKLEDAMVTGTTSALSGIRDLNLARGRFILPAEDVGGDAVAVIGAAVTDALFPTDDPLTQSLRLGGRRFTVVGVQARQGSSGAGSLDKYVWIPLRAYERAFGAPRTLQIFAKAAPGHETLAAEDRARVSLRAKRALRPGVADNFDVLTPDAARTFVASLSQRIGAAAGPISLMALLAAIVVVTNTVLVSVTQRTREIGVRRALGARAGRIVQEILAESLLLSIAGGLAGALVAWAFLTTLEAALDLPLRVAPQTLVLALVAAAGSGLIAAWYPATRAVALDIVNAIRAE; translated from the coding sequence ATGTGGCTCGAATCACTGCGGCAGGGCGCCGCCGCCCTTGCGGCATATCCCATGCGCTCCGCGCTTGGGGGCCTCGCCATTGCCGTCGCCGTCGCCACCATCGTCACCGTCGTCACCGCCCTTGACGGGGTCAGGCTCTACGCGGAGGCGACGACGGCGCGGACGTTTGGGTCGGATACGTTCGTGATCGGGCAGGTGGCGGGCGCGGGTCGCGTCTCGCGGCGAGAGTTGCAGGAGCAGTTGGCGCGCAACCCGCCGATCCGCCGGGCCGAACTGCGGTTTCTCAATCGCTACGCCGATGACGTCGCCCTGTATGCCCCGAGCGTGCAGACCCGGGCCGAGGTAACGGCGGGCGCGCGCAAGCTGGAAGACGCCATGGTGACCGGCACCACCTCGGCGCTGTCGGGCATCCGCGATCTCAACCTGGCGCGTGGCCGTTTCATTCTGCCGGCCGAGGATGTCGGCGGCGACGCCGTGGCCGTGATCGGTGCCGCGGTGACGGATGCGCTGTTCCCGACCGACGACCCGCTGACGCAATCGCTGCGCCTGGGCGGGCGGCGGTTCACCGTGGTCGGTGTCCAGGCCCGGCAGGGCAGTTCCGGAGCCGGATCGCTCGACAAGTACGTGTGGATTCCGCTGCGCGCCTATGAACGCGCGTTCGGGGCGCCACGGACGTTGCAGATCTTCGCGAAGGCGGCGCCGGGGCACGAGACGCTGGCGGCCGAGGATCGCGCGCGGGTGTCGCTGCGGGCGAAGCGCGCGTTGCGGCCGGGCGTGGCTGACAATTTCGACGTGCTCACCCCCGACGCGGCGCGGACCTTCGTGGCCTCGCTCTCCCAGCGCATCGGCGCCGCGGCCGGGCCGATCTCGTTGATGGCGCTGCTGGCCGCGATTGTCGTGGTCACCAACACGGTGCTGGTGTCGGTGACGCAGCGCACGCGCGAGATCGGCGTGCGCCGCGCGCTGGGTGCGCGGGCGGGCCGGATCGTGCAGGAGATTCTCGCGGAATCCCTGCTGCTGTCGATCGCCGGCGGCCTGGCGGGCGCGCTGGTCGCGTGGGCGTTCCTGACGACGCTCGAGGCCGCCCTCGACCTGCCGTTGCGGGTGGCACCGCAGACGCTGGTCCTGGCGCTGGTCGCGGCGGCCGGCAGCGGCCTGATCGCCGCCTGGTACCCGGCGACGCGGGCGGTGGCCCTCGACATCGTCAACGCCATCCGCGCGGAGTGA